Proteins encoded in a region of the Zunongwangia endophytica genome:
- a CDS encoding cation diffusion facilitator family transporter, translating to MSHHHHHHHNQSGKNLKIAFFLNLGFTVLEFFGGFYVNSIAIISDAVHDLGDSLSLGTAWYLDKKSKKQADNKYSFGYKRFSLLGALINSIVLIAGSIYVISEAVGRLFDPQPSDAQGMIVFAIIGVLVNGYAAWKLSGGNSLNEKTVSWHLVEDVLGWVAVLIVAIVLNFTDNEYLDPALSILITLYILYNVILRLKETLFIFLQGVPDDIDPQRIEDDILKVQNIESLHHMHIWSLEGESHVFTAHLKLKNINSFTDLLHLKKQVKHILKDYHFDHYTIETEMDTESCDLLQKENEHEHHHHE from the coding sequence ATGTCACACCACCACCATCATCACCACAACCAATCAGGTAAAAATCTTAAGATTGCTTTTTTCCTAAACTTAGGATTTACAGTTTTAGAATTTTTTGGAGGATTTTATGTAAATAGTATCGCCATAATTTCAGATGCGGTTCATGATCTTGGTGATAGTTTGTCTTTAGGCACAGCATGGTATCTTGATAAAAAATCTAAAAAGCAAGCCGATAATAAATACAGTTTTGGTTACAAGCGATTTTCGTTATTAGGAGCATTAATTAATAGTATCGTTCTAATTGCAGGTTCTATTTATGTAATTTCTGAAGCGGTTGGCCGTTTGTTCGATCCTCAGCCTTCAGATGCGCAAGGAATGATCGTCTTTGCAATTATTGGCGTTTTAGTGAACGGTTATGCTGCGTGGAAATTAAGTGGCGGTAATAGTTTAAATGAAAAAACGGTATCCTGGCATCTTGTGGAAGATGTTTTAGGTTGGGTAGCAGTGCTAATCGTTGCCATAGTTCTTAACTTTACCGATAACGAATATTTAGATCCCGCACTCTCAATTCTAATTACGCTATATATTCTTTATAACGTAATATTACGCTTAAAAGAAACCTTATTTATTTTTCTACAAGGTGTACCCGATGATATTGACCCTCAAAGGATCGAAGATGATATTTTAAAAGTTCAGAATATTGAATCTTTGCATCATATGCATATTTGGTCGCTAGAAGGAGAAAGTCATGTTTTTACAGCTCACCTCAAATTAAAAAATATCAATAGTTTTACAGATTTGCTTCATCTAAAAAAACAAGTGAAACACATCCTTAAAGACTATCATTTTGATCATTATACCATAGAGACTGAAATGGATACTGAAAGTTGTGATCTACTGCAAAAAGAAAATGAACATGAGCATCACCATCATGAATAA
- a CDS encoding NAD(P)-dependent oxidoreductase has product MDTKKFKIGWIGLGKMGVPMAKQVLKAGYPVRVYNRSSEKNKKLETEGATSAESIKELVDETEVIFIMVSDNDAVKDVFNQADGILSSEIANKIFINASTIAPEVSVEISKQIEVKGGFYLDAPVSGSVKQAEEMTLVSIVGGSKEIFEKTASLLKSYSKKAIYVGENGVGNSAKLAVNTYLGIVTQGLAEIIQFSKTKNVETADLMDIINNSALGSTFGKMKGESAMKENFEAAFTLAHLTKDLRLAQQSGFNKPLGNAAYKTFSDAEAELGEEDVIAIIKKL; this is encoded by the coding sequence ATGGATACAAAAAAATTTAAAATAGGTTGGATTGGCTTAGGCAAAATGGGAGTTCCCATGGCCAAGCAGGTTCTTAAAGCCGGCTATCCGGTTCGTGTTTATAATAGATCTTCAGAAAAAAATAAAAAATTAGAAACTGAAGGCGCTACCTCTGCAGAAAGCATCAAAGAGTTGGTAGACGAAACTGAAGTGATTTTTATTATGGTTTCTGATAATGATGCTGTAAAAGACGTTTTTAATCAGGCAGATGGAATTCTTTCTTCGGAAATCGCTAATAAGATCTTTATTAACGCAAGCACTATTGCTCCTGAAGTAAGTGTAGAAATTTCGAAACAAATCGAAGTAAAAGGAGGGTTTTATCTGGATGCTCCCGTTTCAGGAAGTGTAAAACAGGCAGAAGAAATGACGCTTGTAAGTATCGTTGGTGGTTCGAAGGAGATATTCGAAAAAACAGCATCCTTATTAAAATCTTATTCTAAAAAAGCAATTTACGTAGGTGAAAATGGTGTCGGAAATTCAGCAAAATTAGCTGTAAACACCTATCTGGGAATTGTAACCCAGGGTCTAGCCGAGATTATCCAGTTTTCAAAAACTAAAAATGTTGAGACTGCAGATTTAATGGATATCATTAATAATAGTGCATTGGGAAGTACTTTTGGTAAGATGAAAGGAGAATCTGCTATGAAAGAAAATTTCGAAGCAGCCTTTACTCTTGCCCATCTCACTAAAGATCTTAGACTTGCTCAACAAAGTGGATTTAATAAACCTTTAGGCAATGCGGCCTATAAAACATTTAGTGATGCTGAAGCAGAACTAGGCGAAGAAGATGTTATTGCGATAATTAAGAAACTATAA
- a CDS encoding formate/nitrite transporter family protein: MKKEDSQEEKIKEKEEQEKNKEQEKIQENIDKELKDSTSVSGDSTKSHGEILKQQIIEGQETYNRNPRSILLSSITAGLEIGFSYLLLCSLYSFFIESVSESTVYKLMALVYPVGFILVILGQSILFTEQTSLLTLPVLNNKRSVRSLFKIWGIVISGNLLGGYIMAIIMVWIGPKLEIFEHSAIEKIAEHVTDYNGIVIFISAILAGWLMGLLSWLITSSRDGMSRIILIFIVTATMSFTGLHHSIIGSVEVFAGMLVSSKIVFLDYLKFQSFALIGNCIGGGVFVALLKYRAFVYNIDMERRNY; encoded by the coding sequence ATGAAAAAAGAAGACTCCCAAGAAGAAAAGATAAAAGAAAAAGAAGAGCAAGAGAAAAATAAAGAGCAGGAAAAGATACAGGAGAACATTGATAAGGAGCTAAAGGATTCTACATCGGTCTCGGGTGACAGCACAAAATCCCATGGTGAGATTTTAAAGCAACAAATCATTGAAGGCCAGGAAACATACAATCGTAATCCTCGTAGTATTCTGCTAAGCTCAATAACTGCCGGTTTAGAAATTGGTTTTAGTTATCTGTTATTATGTAGTTTATATTCTTTTTTTATCGAAAGTGTATCAGAAAGTACCGTCTACAAGCTTATGGCGCTGGTTTATCCGGTAGGATTCATATTGGTGATTTTAGGACAGTCTATTTTATTCACCGAGCAAACTTCGCTATTAACTCTACCTGTTTTAAACAACAAAAGAAGTGTTAGAAGTCTATTTAAAATTTGGGGTATAGTGATCTCTGGGAATCTTTTAGGAGGCTATATTATGGCCATTATCATGGTTTGGATAGGTCCTAAACTCGAAATTTTTGAGCATTCTGCCATCGAGAAGATTGCAGAACATGTTACAGATTATAACGGAATTGTAATTTTTATTAGTGCAATATTGGCGGGTTGGTTAATGGGACTACTTTCCTGGTTAATCACTTCCTCGCGTGATGGTATGAGCCGTATTATTTTAATTTTCATCGTAACTGCAACAATGTCTTTTACGGGCTTGCATCACAGCATTATTGGAAGTGTAGAGGTTTTTGCAGGGATGTTAGTGTCTTCTAAAATTGTATTTCTTGATTACCTTAAATTTCAATCTTTTGCTTTAATAGGAAACTGTATAGGAGGCGGAGTCTTCGTAGCGCTTTTAAAATATCGCGCATTTGTATATAATATTGATATGGAACGTAGAAATTATTAA
- a CDS encoding PAS domain S-box protein, which translates to MSLNFKNLQSNFEKLVAQNPNLLSWFGEHIFECIWFVDGSDNTIWGNSEMVPSNKKVLDFDNICRLKSKDTDFCQFTERFITSDKKEDHIDFYSSKTETKKWRFHFKKLRCSLDNDESDYVFILQQYIPFKEEYLSLHDENSYLKKLKEVYDKTNEIARVGGWMVDLINENVFWTKVTHDIHEVKDGYVPTLEGGIGFYKEGENRERINRVFGKAIEEGGSFIDDFQIITAKGNEIWVKVFGSAEKEAGKTVRVYGVFQDITKQKNQDAELLLSQSRFKNIFDASPLGIILVKPENNEVTHVNSAALNIFGLQDLPLEEVYKRSLADVIYEDDYDSAFTQRKKLLLGEFDNYKNECRFYRKDGSLFWAQIHTSILRADDGSPRLIITQVEDINARKELEAKSYKNASQFKSAFDYSPNGMALVDLDGQWINVNRNLSKMIGYSKDELMQMSFMDVTYPEDLNKDIGLLEKLLKSEIQTYNIEKRYIHKDGSLIWGLLTVSLQKDEYGKPLYFISQINDITAKKQAQDNINMAFRDMQNLMDATTQVSIIETDTNGLIKKFNRGAENFFDYSAEDIINKEKIFILHDPNEVEERGIELTEKYNREIKGFDIFITGPKIKDYESLEWTYIRKNGERFPVQLVITAIKNSEGEISGYVGVATDISKLKNIQEELKQSEQRWQFALEGSGDGIWDWEIDSNTQFLSKRAKNMLGFEEHEDLSDAEKWDTRIHPDDREKSEKALRDYFDGVTSVYHIEKRVRDKSGKYRWILDRGKIIEWTEDNSPLRMIGTQSDITDRKIAERRIKRNEARFRSLYELSPVGIGLIDLKTGKFVDANNSLLKSSGYTKKEFVGLPAEKITPKEYADLVKDKFEKIALNGKVAPFEKDFIKKDGTVYPALVNGAKIKDADGSDIILTTIQDITQRKEMENTLVDAKLKAEAASKSKSEFLANMSHEIRTPLNGVIGFTDLLMKTELNDSQKQYMETVYNSANTLLDLINDILDFSKIEAGKLELNVEKVNLIELCGQTVDVVKHKAHEKGLEVLLNISPDVDRFIFGDPVRIRQILINLLGNAVKFTSNGEIELRIEADEKNQDNKRTYKFYVRDTGIGIAPQNLQKIFKAFDQEDASTTRKYGGTGLGLTISNKLLGLMDSRLNLDSELGVGSTFSFKVDFESEAGGSLLKTNLDKIKNVLVVDDNTNNQLILQEMLAIEAIDCKVVSNAIEALTVLEKENNYQLAIIDYNMPYMTGIELITHVRNELKINSECLPIILLHSSAEEEKLSKRCKELDVQFNSTKPIKIGQLYNMLNQIEAPIKDTVENQKELEGEKNFEDKFRILIAEDNPVNTFLAKTILKKAIPNAEIFEVENGLDAVSFYKVNQIDIIFMDIQMPMMSGFEASQEIRKIEEERNNASHIPIIALTARTIKGERERCLDSGMDDYITKPVVFETIKAVIGKFLLSKNEKSGKEDDIQSFDKDKLLDKFDNDQNTYDQLMEIVKQGLKEFPAQLRRQIINRDLEAINKLGHKLKGSCQNCCFYKLEYLSTSLEELSQFKESIILKLEEKIEAEINKLNNLI; encoded by the coding sequence ATGTCATTAAATTTTAAAAATCTACAGTCTAATTTTGAAAAATTAGTTGCACAAAATCCAAACCTGTTAAGTTGGTTTGGAGAGCACATTTTCGAATGCATTTGGTTTGTAGATGGCTCAGATAATACTATCTGGGGAAATTCTGAAATGGTGCCAAGCAATAAAAAGGTGCTCGATTTCGATAATATTTGCCGATTAAAAAGTAAGGATACAGATTTTTGCCAGTTTACAGAACGCTTTATTACATCCGATAAAAAAGAGGATCACATCGATTTCTATAGTTCAAAAACTGAAACCAAAAAATGGCGATTTCATTTTAAAAAATTGCGGTGTAGCTTAGATAATGATGAATCTGATTATGTTTTTATTTTACAACAATATATTCCCTTTAAAGAAGAGTATTTAAGTCTTCACGACGAAAATAGCTACCTAAAGAAGTTAAAAGAGGTTTACGATAAAACTAATGAAATCGCTAGAGTAGGAGGATGGATGGTCGATCTTATAAACGAAAATGTTTTTTGGACTAAGGTCACACATGATATTCACGAAGTGAAAGATGGATATGTCCCCACTTTGGAAGGCGGTATAGGTTTTTATAAAGAAGGTGAAAATAGAGAACGGATTAACCGAGTATTTGGCAAAGCTATAGAAGAAGGAGGTTCTTTTATCGATGATTTTCAGATTATAACAGCCAAAGGGAATGAGATTTGGGTGAAAGTTTTTGGCAGCGCTGAAAAGGAAGCAGGAAAAACTGTTAGAGTATATGGTGTATTTCAGGATATTACAAAGCAGAAAAATCAAGATGCTGAATTGCTTCTATCCCAATCAAGATTCAAGAATATTTTTGATGCCTCTCCTTTAGGTATAATATTGGTTAAACCAGAAAATAATGAAGTTACTCATGTAAATTCTGCTGCTTTAAATATTTTTGGTTTACAGGATTTGCCATTAGAAGAAGTTTATAAAAGATCACTAGCGGACGTTATCTATGAAGATGATTATGATTCAGCTTTCACCCAAAGGAAGAAATTGCTTTTAGGGGAGTTCGATAATTATAAAAATGAGTGCAGGTTTTACAGGAAAGACGGTAGCCTATTTTGGGCACAAATCCATACTTCTATTTTAAGAGCAGATGATGGTTCCCCCAGATTAATAATTACTCAGGTTGAAGATATAAATGCCAGGAAAGAACTTGAAGCCAAATCCTATAAAAATGCTTCACAGTTTAAAAGTGCTTTCGATTATTCTCCAAACGGAATGGCTTTGGTCGATCTAGATGGCCAATGGATCAATGTGAATCGTAATCTTAGTAAGATGATTGGTTATTCCAAAGACGAATTAATGCAAATGTCTTTTATGGATGTTACCTATCCAGAAGATTTAAACAAAGATATTGGCCTACTGGAAAAGCTACTAAAATCAGAGATCCAGACTTACAATATAGAAAAAAGATATATCCATAAAGACGGAAGTTTAATTTGGGGGTTACTAACAGTCTCTTTACAGAAAGACGAGTATGGTAAGCCATTATACTTTATATCTCAGATAAATGATATCACAGCTAAAAAACAAGCTCAGGATAACATTAATATGGCGTTTAGGGATATGCAAAATTTAATGGATGCCACCACTCAAGTATCCATAATTGAAACGGATACCAATGGCTTAATAAAAAAATTTAATCGAGGAGCTGAAAACTTTTTTGACTATAGCGCAGAGGATATTATTAACAAAGAAAAGATTTTTATTCTACACGATCCAAACGAAGTTGAAGAGCGAGGAATAGAACTAACTGAAAAATATAATAGAGAAATAAAGGGATTTGATATATTTATTACGGGTCCTAAGATAAAAGATTACGAGTCGCTCGAGTGGACTTATATTAGAAAAAACGGAGAACGTTTCCCAGTACAGCTTGTTATAACCGCCATAAAAAACTCTGAAGGTGAAATTAGTGGTTATGTTGGGGTCGCTACAGATATCTCTAAGCTTAAAAATATTCAGGAAGAATTGAAACAAAGTGAACAGCGCTGGCAATTTGCTTTAGAAGGCTCTGGCGATGGTATTTGGGATTGGGAGATAGATAGCAATACGCAATTCTTATCAAAGCGTGCAAAAAATATGCTTGGTTTCGAGGAACACGAAGATCTTTCTGATGCAGAAAAGTGGGATACACGAATTCATCCTGATGATCGCGAAAAATCTGAAAAAGCATTGCGAGACTATTTTGATGGTGTGACATCTGTATATCATATAGAAAAAAGAGTAAGAGATAAAAGTGGCAAGTATAGATGGATATTAGATCGCGGTAAAATTATAGAATGGACCGAGGATAATTCTCCATTACGAATGATTGGTACGCAAAGCGATATCACCGATCGAAAAATAGCGGAACGCAGAATTAAAAGAAACGAAGCCCGATTTAGATCATTATACGAGCTCTCACCAGTTGGTATAGGTTTGATTGATCTGAAGACAGGAAAGTTTGTTGATGCTAATAATTCTTTATTAAAATCTTCAGGATATACTAAAAAAGAGTTTGTTGGATTGCCAGCTGAAAAGATAACACCAAAGGAATATGCAGATCTGGTTAAAGATAAGTTCGAAAAAATTGCATTAAATGGGAAGGTAGCGCCTTTTGAGAAAGACTTTATTAAAAAAGATGGTACAGTTTATCCTGCATTGGTAAACGGGGCTAAAATTAAAGATGCCGATGGAAGCGATATTATACTAACAACTATCCAGGATATTACGCAGCGAAAAGAAATGGAAAATACCTTGGTAGATGCCAAACTGAAAGCTGAAGCTGCTAGTAAATCTAAATCGGAGTTTCTAGCTAATATGAGTCATGAAATTAGAACACCTTTAAACGGCGTAATTGGTTTTACTGACTTGTTGATGAAAACTGAATTGAATGACAGCCAGAAACAGTACATGGAAACGGTATATAATTCAGCAAATACATTGTTGGATTTAATCAATGATATTCTTGATTTTTCTAAGATTGAAGCCGGGAAACTAGAACTGAATGTAGAGAAAGTAAATCTCATCGAATTATGCGGTCAAACGGTAGATGTAGTAAAACATAAAGCTCACGAAAAAGGTTTGGAAGTGCTGCTTAATATTAGTCCTGATGTTGATCGATTTATATTTGGAGATCCCGTTAGAATTCGACAAATTTTGATTAATCTTTTAGGTAATGCTGTAAAATTTACCAGCAATGGTGAGATCGAATTGAGAATCGAAGCAGATGAAAAAAATCAGGATAATAAGCGAACCTATAAGTTTTATGTTCGAGATACAGGGATAGGAATTGCACCGCAAAATCTTCAGAAAATTTTTAAAGCTTTTGATCAGGAGGATGCCAGTACAACCCGTAAATACGGAGGTACGGGATTAGGTTTAACCATCTCTAATAAATTATTAGGTTTAATGGATAGCCGACTTAACCTAGATAGTGAATTAGGCGTAGGAAGTACGTTCTCTTTTAAAGTAGATTTTGAATCTGAAGCAGGAGGATCGCTTTTGAAAACTAATCTCGACAAAATTAAAAATGTTTTGGTTGTAGATGACAATACTAACAACCAGTTGATACTTCAGGAGATGTTAGCGATTGAAGCTATAGACTGTAAAGTTGTTTCTAATGCGATAGAAGCACTTACTGTACTGGAGAAAGAAAATAACTATCAATTGGCTATTATCGATTATAATATGCCTTACATGACGGGGATAGAGCTAATCACGCATGTAAGAAATGAACTTAAAATAAATTCAGAATGCTTACCAATAATATTATTGCATAGCTCTGCAGAAGAGGAAAAACTTAGCAAACGTTGTAAAGAACTAGATGTCCAGTTTAATAGTACTAAACCTATTAAAATTGGTCAATTATACAATATGCTAAATCAGATTGAAGCTCCGATTAAGGATACTGTAGAAAATCAGAAAGAGCTTGAAGGAGAAAAGAATTTTGAAGATAAATTCAGAATTTTAATTGCAGAGGATAATCCCGTGAACACATTTCTCGCAAAAACGATCTTAAAAAAAGCAATACCTAATGCTGAGATATTTGAAGTTGAAAATGGTCTCGATGCGGTTTCATTTTATAAGGTAAATCAAATAGATATCATTTTTATGGATATCCAAATGCCGATGATGAGCGGCTTCGAAGCTTCACAAGAGATTAGAAAAATAGAGGAAGAAAGAAATAATGCTAGTCATATCCCAATTATTGCGCTAACCGCACGAACGATTAAAGGAGAAAGAGAAAGATGTCTTGATTCTGGAATGGACGATTATATCACAAAACCAGTAGTTTTTGAAACTATAAAAGCGGTTATAGGTAAATTTTTACTTAGCAAAAACGAAAAGTCTGGCAAAGAAGATGATATCCAGTCTTTTGATAAAGATAAACTTCTCGATAAGTTTGATAATGATCAAAATACCTACGATCAATTAATGGAGATCGTAAAGCAGGGATTAAAGGAATTCCCTGCGCAGTTAAGACGGCAAATAATTAATCGCGATTTAGAGGCGATTAACAAGCTAGGCCATAAGCTAAAGGGTTCCTGCCAAAATTGTTGTTTTTATAAATTAGAGTATCTTTCTACTAGTTTAGAAGAGCTATCTCAATTTAAAGAATCTATTATTTTAAAGTTAGAAGAAAAAATAGAAGCAGAGATTAACAAGCTAAACAATCTAATTTAA
- a CDS encoding Hpt domain-containing protein, with product MNKGLQSSKLILIVHKNYDSIESIYLRLTKEGYDCIYASTGFEAIKKIESKEVLAVLVEENSIPLNAYQTINYINSELNKSPYCVVLQDSANPHKLDSQANIAIDRYFVLGEEIEVLLKDIGIGKQLNIDSCCYSIGYLKEVSGNNPQFIEESLQLFLNSVVNDIEALYIQSKINAFEEIRQIAHKIKPSFSMVENHKGVELCDQITYEAEDDDLEKVIEQLHAEFLKIQKSIKKDYPNLNPHG from the coding sequence ATGAATAAAGGTTTACAAAGTTCAAAATTGATTTTAATTGTACATAAGAATTATGATAGTATTGAATCAATTTATCTTCGTCTAACAAAAGAAGGTTACGATTGCATATATGCTTCGACAGGTTTTGAAGCGATCAAGAAAATAGAGAGTAAAGAAGTATTGGCAGTATTAGTAGAAGAAAATAGTATTCCATTAAATGCCTACCAAACCATTAACTATATCAATTCTGAATTGAATAAAAGCCCATATTGTGTCGTCTTGCAAGATTCAGCTAACCCTCACAAATTGGATTCTCAGGCCAATATAGCGATAGATCGCTACTTTGTATTGGGAGAAGAAATTGAGGTACTGTTAAAGGATATTGGTATAGGTAAGCAATTAAATATTGATAGCTGTTGCTATTCTATAGGTTATCTAAAAGAGGTGTCAGGTAATAATCCGCAATTTATAGAAGAATCTTTGCAACTTTTCTTAAATTCTGTTGTGAATGATATTGAAGCATTGTATATTCAATCGAAAATAAATGCTTTTGAAGAAATTCGTCAAATCGCACATAAAATAAAACCATCTTTTTCAATGGTTGAAAATCATAAAGGTGTAGAGCTTTGTGATCAAATAACTTATGAGGCGGAAGATGATGATTTGGAGAAAGTGATTGAGCAATTACATGCTGAATTTTTGAAGATTCAGAAGTCTATTAAAAAGGATTACCCCAACCTAAACCCACATGGATGA
- a CDS encoding response regulator transcription factor — translation MKKILVIEDNLMVIKSLQFKLTKDGYDVIIAPDGREAMKLLKDDTYDLILTDLNLPFVTGNELIAYVKENLPAVPIIVLSTSTQENIIMDAFNMGVEDFITKPFSPNELSLRVKRLLS, via the coding sequence ATGAAGAAGATTTTAGTTATTGAAGACAACTTAATGGTCATTAAATCTCTTCAATTTAAGCTTACCAAAGATGGGTATGATGTGATCATCGCACCCGACGGAAGAGAAGCTATGAAACTTTTAAAAGATGATACATACGATCTTATTTTAACAGATCTTAATCTTCCATTTGTCACAGGAAACGAGCTTATTGCTTATGTGAAAGAAAATTTGCCAGCGGTACCTATAATTGTATTATCAACATCAACTCAGGAAAATATTATTATGGACGCGTTTAATATGGGCGTGGAAGATTTTATAACAAAACCATTTAGCCCAAACGAACTATCTTTAAGAGTAAAACGTCTTCTTTCCTAA